A section of the Flavobacteriales bacterium genome encodes:
- a CDS encoding 50S ribosomal protein L10 has translation MATRTEKDQAIADLIEEIKATNVLYLADTSELTAEATSNLRRSCHKAGIRMKVVKNTLLQKAMERIEDRDYSGLVGSLKGQTSILFAEKGNAPAKLIQDFRRTHKKPVLKSAWIDQAVFVGDDQVAVLATLKGKEELIGDIIALLQSPIKNVLGGLQASGGQKVAGLVKALQERAA, from the coding sequence ATGGCAACCCGTACCGAAAAGGACCAGGCGATCGCCGACCTGATCGAGGAGATCAAGGCGACCAACGTGCTGTACCTGGCTGACACGAGCGAACTGACGGCCGAGGCCACCAGCAACCTGCGTCGCAGCTGCCACAAGGCCGGCATCCGCATGAAGGTGGTGAAGAACACCCTGCTGCAGAAGGCGATGGAGCGCATCGAGGACCGCGATTACAGCGGGCTCGTGGGCTCGCTCAAGGGCCAGACGTCGATCCTGTTCGCCGAGAAGGGCAACGCCCCCGCGAAGCTGATCCAGGATTTCCGCAGGACCCACAAGAAGCCCGTGCTGAAGAGCGCCTGGATCGACCAGGCCGTCTTCGTGGGCGACGACCAGGTGGCCGTGCTCGCCACGCTCAAGGGCAAGGAGGAGCTCATCGGCGACATCATCGCACTGCTCCAAAGCCCGATCAAGAACGTGCTCGGCGGCCTCCAGGCCTCCGGTGGCCAGAAGGTCGCCGGCCTGGTGAAGGCCCTGCAGGAGCGAGCCGCCTGA